Proteins from one Gossypium raimondii isolate GPD5lz chromosome 8, ASM2569854v1, whole genome shotgun sequence genomic window:
- the LOC105792829 gene encoding UDP-glucuronate 4-epimerase 1, producing MPSLEDELFPSTPGKFKIDRGHNINRQFHRCFASTSTMFIWALFLIALTASYLSFQSFVDSGNRYFTASWGGIQWEKQIRNSAKTNRPGGMSVLVTGAAGFIGSHVSLALKKRGDGVVGLDNFNNYYDPSLKKARQSLLHSQAILVVEGDLNDVKLMAKLFDLVAFTHVMHLAAQAGVRYAMENPSSYVHSNIAGLVTLLETCKSANPQPAIVWASSSSVYGLNDKVPFSELDRTDQPASLYAATKKAGEEITHTYNHIYGLAITGLRFFTVYGPWGRPDMAYFSFTRNILQGKTITIYRGKNKADLARDFTYIDDIVKGCLGSLDTSGRSTGSGGKKRGPAPYRNFNLGNTTPVKVPTLVNILEKHLRVKAKRKIVEMPGNGDVPYTHANISLARREFGYKPTTDLQTGLKKFVRWYLSYYGYNRKDVW from the coding sequence ATGCCGTCCCTGGAAGATGAACTGTTCCCATCGACACCAGGGAAATTTAAAATCGATAGAGGCCATAATATTAACCGTCAATTCCACCGTTGTTTCGCTTCAACCAGCACCATGTTTATATGGGCACTTTTCTTAATCGCTTTAACGGCGTCGTATTTAAGTTTCCAAAGCTTCGTCGATTCCGGTAACCGGTATTTCACCGCTTCATGGGGTGGAATCCAATGGGAGAAACAAATCCGTAACTCCGCTAAAACTAATCGTCCCGGTGGAATGTCGGTACTGGTGACAGGCGCCGCCGGTTTCATCGGTTCCCATGTTTCACTCGCTTTGAAAAAACGCGGcgacggcgtcgttgggcttgataattttaataactattatgACCCTTCGTTGAAGAAAGCAAGGCAATCATTGTTACATAGCCAAGCCATTTTAGTCGTTGAAGGTGACTTAAACGACGTTAAGCTGATGGCTAAGCTTTTCGACTTGGTGGCTTTTACTCACGTTATGCATTTAGCGGCTCAAGCCGGTGTAAGGTACGCCATGGAAAATCCTAGCTCTTACGTTCATAGTAATATAGCCGGTCTCGTTACCCTTCTTGAAACTTGTAAGTCGGCTAATCCGCAGCCGGCTATCGTTTGGGCTTCTTCCAGCTCCGTTTACGGCTTAAACGATAAAGTTCCTTTCTCCGAATTAGACCGGACTGACCAGCCGGCTAGCTTATACGCCGCCACCAAAAAAGCCGGTGAAGAAATTACCCATACTTATAACCATATTTACGGTTTAGCAATAACCGGGTTAAGATTCTTTACTGTTTATGGTCCATGGGGAAGACCCGATATGGCGTATTTCTCGTTCACGAGAAATATATTACAAGGGAAAACAATCACGATATATCGTGGGAAAAACAAAGCGGATTTAGCACGAGATTTCACATATATTGATGATATCGTGAAAGGTTGTTTAGGATCGTTGGATACATCCGGGAGAAGTACCGGGTCGGGTGGTAAAAAACGGGGACCCGCACCGTATAGGAATTTTAATTTGGGTAATACGACGCCGGTTAAGGTTCCGACGTTGGTGAATATACTGGAGAAACATTTGAGGGTTAAAGCGAAAAGGAAGATTGTGGAAATGCCTGGAAACGGCGACGTTCCGTACACACATGCGAATATTAGTTTGGCCCGAAGAGAATTCGGGTATAAACCGACAACCGATTTGCAAACCGGGTTGAAAAAATTTGTTAGATGGTATTTATCTTATTATGGTTATAATCGTAAAGAtgtttggtaa
- the LOC105792830 gene encoding uncharacterized protein LOC105792830, with protein sequence MDASSAATLPTQETDVTVLKDTLRSQQQLLQKLYSELDVERESSATATNEALSMILRLQGEKAAMKMEASQYKRLAEEKIGHAEESLAILEELVYQKEMEISSLEFQIQAYRYKLLSLGYDDLNDLESQFTMIQSTEKTNGFIGEKGVKSTVKRLSSLPASLPIGFGAKKNSNDGENNLGPVQDLCLSADTGSSDMVVCGLGSESRRSSVNSTTGDFKSYLEQIRLLDEKVKEISDCELKKNSDVSKSHEDSLERSISSTACCTSIVHDIFEVTETRAKKEKCIGKSVLGSDDRLTKPDLIMEDTLGLPVKDEIDCIKMNNFLSAKPEKVSCKLRDEYGTECVKVNKVLSVNHDKSLYNKLIDHTDADCKSGPICRATTDVTDYQSELKQLSQRVEQLESGRNNARHDEIVEAREEELNLLKDVREQLNLIQSEMQNWRPKKLELASRSAEVDLVPLTEAMLYFWL encoded by the exons ATGGATGCAAGCTCTGCTGCAACATTGCCAACACAAGAAACTGATGTCACAGTTCTAAAAGACACCCTTCGTTCACAGCAACAGCTTCTTCAAAAGCTATATTCCGAGCTCGACGTCGAACGAGAATCCTCGGCGACTGCCACGAATGAAGCCTTGTCGATGATACTTCGCTTACAAGGTGAAAAGGCAGCAATGAAAATGGAAGCAAGTCAATACAAGAGGTTAGCTGAAGAGAAGATTGGTCACGCTGAAGAATCACTAGCAATACTTGAAGAACTTGTGTATCAAAAAGAAATGGAGATATCTTCACTTGAGTTCCAAATCCAAGCTTATAGGTATAAACTTTTAAGCTTAGGGTATGATGATTTGAATGATCTCGAATCACAGTTTACGATGATTCAATCGACCGAGAAAACCAATGGATTCATTGGTGAAAAGGGTGTTAAATCTACTGTTAAGAGACTTAGTTCTTTGCCTGCTAGTTTACCAATAGGTTTTGGTGCTAAAAAGAACAGTAATGACGGTGAAAACAATCTGGGACCGGTACAAGATTTGTGTTTGAGCGCGGATACAGGGAGTTCCGATATGGTAGTTTGTGGTTTAGGGTCAGAATCGAGGAGGAGTTCAGTGAATTCAACGACCGGGGACTTTAAATCTTATTTGGAACAAATCAGACTATTGGACGAAAAGGTGAAAGAGATTTCAGATTGTGAGCTAAAGAAAAATTCAGATGTCTCAAAATCTCATGAAGATTCATTAGAAAGGTCCATTTCGAGTACTGCTTGTTGCACTAGTATTGTTCATGATATCTTTGAAGTTACTGAAACCAGagcgaaaaaggaaaaatgtatcGGTAAGTCGGTTTTGGGAAGCGATGATCGGCTAACAAAACCGGATTTGATCATGGAAGATACTTTGGGATTGCCTGTGAAAGACGAGATTGATTGCATAAAGATGAATAACTTTTTAAGTGCAAAGCCTGAGAAAGTATCATGTAAACTAAGAGATGAATATGGAACTGAATGTGTAAAGGTTAATAAGGTCCTAAGTGTAAACCATGACAAAAGTTTATATAATAAACTGATAGATCATACAGATGCTGATTGCAAATCGGGTCCTATTTGCCGAGCTACTACCGATGTTACCGACTATCAGTCCGAGTTGAAACAACTTAGCCAGAGAGTTGAACAGCTTGAGAGTGGGAGAAACAATGCAAGGCATGATGAAATTGTAGAAGCAAGGGAAGAGGAATTGAATTTGTTGAAGGATGTAAGAGAACAGTTGAATTTAATACAATCCGAGATGCAAAATTGGAGACCAAAGAAACTGGAACTGGCCTCTCGTTCGGCCGAGGTGGATTTAGTTCCTCTTACAGAG GCAATGCTGTACTTTTGGCTGTAA
- the LOC105792831 gene encoding uncharacterized protein LOC105792831, with protein MAMYIRVKRSKTTYFIQCDPTETTLDIKQKLHTLIDQPVNDQRLILMSNGDILEDSKTLADQKVENDAVVALTLRKDDNEFEDVNIVKPNDFYQSRDTDSGNW; from the exons ATG GCTATGTACATCCGTGTGAAGCGTAGCAAGACAACTTACTTTATCCAGTGTGATCCAACTGAAACTACCCTAGACATTAAGCAAAAGTTGCATACCCTCATTGATCAACCTGTTAATGATCAGCGTTTGATCCTTATGAGTAATGGGGATATATTAGAGGATTCAAAAACTTTGGCAGACCAGAAG GTTGAAAATGATGCTGTTGTGGCACTGACCTTGAGAAAAg ATGACAACGAGTTCGAGGATGTCAACATAGTAAAACCAAACGATTTCTACCAATCTCGTGACACAGATAGTGGAAATTGGTAA
- the LOC105792832 gene encoding AUGMIN subunit 8, translating into MDICESERRLPKLAAVDTTRPPLVPAEKNNAPLTTRQPRTREVSSRFKAPSPSTTFGPRRCPSPNLTRATSTPSQLPQNRAVSAERKRPSTPPSPRSPSTPVHDSSIAVQIPSRRLSTGRTPESLWPSTMRSLSVSFQSDTISIPVSKKEKEKPVTNVSLDRTLRPSSNVSHRQQSEKSTLSRKPTPERKSSPLKGKNAPDQSENAKPVEGLPGRLIDQHRWPSRIRGKLSSNSLNGSVDLGDNRIVKSLSTPVPGTGLSSPKRMPMSDSSGKPLKKFANDTTSLLSLSEISRIRPEVISIDDKSLRVSGPARLLSASSLDKMALATHALKSLSLSAPGSRPHTPNRTSVSRGASPSRARPSTPPPRGVSATTRGVSPSRMRTSTLSSQSHSSTSVLSFIADIKKGRKGANYIEDAHQLRLLYNRYLQWRFANARAEAVLYIQKVTVEEILYNVWKATLGLWDAVIKKKINLQQLKLELKLNTVLNDQMGYLNNWALLERDHISSLAGAVEDLEASTLRLPVAGGARADIESLKAAISSAVDVMQAMGSSICSLLSKVEGINNLVSELAAIATLEKNMLDQCEALMASTAAMQLEEYSLRSHLIQTKQALERNKQPMMAAKTLFPWP; encoded by the exons ATGGATATATGTGAATCAGAGAGACGATTGCCAAAGCTTGCAGCTGTGGATACCACAAGGCCTCCTCTTGTTCCTGCTGAAAAAAACAATGCACCACTCACGACTCGACAGCCTCGAACTAGGGAAGTTAGTTCGAGGTTTAAAGCACCTAGTCCTTCGACAACGTTTGGTCCCAGGCGTTGTCCATCTCCAAACCTTACTAGAGCAACCTCTACTCCTTCCCAGTTGCCGCAAAATAGAGCTGTATCGGCTGAGAGGAAACGCCCCTCAACACCACCTTCGCCTCGAAGTCCATCTACACCAGTTCATGATTCATCAATAGCTGTGCAGATACCATCTAGAAGGCTATCAACAGGCCGCACACCTGAAAGTTTATGGCCTTCTACTATGAGAAGTCTTAGTGTTTCATTTCAGTCTGATACGATTTCAATTCCTGTtagcaaaaaggaaaaagaaaaaccagtTACTAATGTTTCATTGGATCGTACTTTGAGACCTTCTTCAAATGTGTCTCATAGACAACAGTCTGAGAAATCTACCTTATCACGCAAGCCTACTCCAGAGAGAAAGAGTAGTCCTCTTAAAGGGAAGAATGCACCTGATCAATCTGAAAATGCTAAGCCAGTTGAAGGTTTGCCTGGCCGATTGATAGATCAGCATAGATGGCCTAGTAGAATTCGTGGGAAATTATCTTCCAATTCATTGAATGGAAGTGTGGATCTGGGTGATAATAGGATTGTCAAAAGTTTATCCACTCCAGTTCCAGGAACTGGGTTATCTTCACCGAAGAGAATGCCAATGTCTGATAGTTCGGGTAAACCTCTAAAGAAATTTGCTAACGACACTACCAGTTTGTTATCACTCAGTGAAATTAGTCGAATAAGACCTGAGGTAATTTCAATCGATGATAAATCTCTGCGAGTATCTGGACCTGCAAGGCTCCTTTCTGCAAGTTCATTGGACAAAATGGCACTGGCAACTCATGCGCTCAAATCTCTGTCTTTGTCTGCTCCTGGATCACGACCTCACACACCAAATAGGACCTCTGTTTCTAGGGGTGCCAGTCCTTCTCGGGCAAGACCTTCCACTCCACCTCCAAGAGGGGTCAGTGCAACTACAAGGGGAGTCAGTCCATCTCGGATGAGGACATCCACCTTATCTAGTCAATCCCACAGCTCAACTTCAGTTCTTAGTTTTATTGCAGATATTAAGAAGGGAAGAAAAGGTGCAAACTACATAGAGGATGCTCATCAACTCCGTCTTCTTTATAATCGATATTTGCAGTGGCGATTTGCTAATGCCCGAGCAGAAGCTGTGCTGTACATTCAGAAAGTTACTGTAGAG GAAATTTTGTACAATGTCTGGAAGGCTACTTTGGGTCTATGGGATGCCGTGATCaagaaaaagatcaatttgCAGCAGTTGAAGTTAGAGCTCAAGCTGAACACGGTTTTGAATGATCAA ATGGGATATCTCAACAATTGGGCACTACTTGAAAGAGATCATATAAGTTCTTTAGCTGGAGCAGTAGAAGATCTGGAGGCAAGCACTCTGCGTCTTCCCGTAGCTGGAGGGGCAAGG GCAGATATCGAATCATTGAAAGCTGCTATTTCCTCTGCTGTTGATGTGATGCAGGCTATGGGCTCCTCCATTTGTTCTTTACTCTCAAAG GTTGAAGGAATAAACAATTTGGTCTCCGAACTTGCTGCAATAGCTACTCTAGAGAAAAACATGCTCGACCAATGTGAAGCTCTCATGGCTTCAACAGCGGCTATGCAG TTAGAAGAGTACAGTCTTAGGTCTCATCTCATACAAACAAAACAAGCTTTGGAGAGGAATAAGCAACCAATGATGGCAGCCAAAACATTATTTCCATggccataa